TCTTCATGTTTGGAAGTCTATGTGGGAAAagttgccttttttttgcaatgcaCGGCAGTAATGTTGGAGTTCCGTTTTGCATGACACTCGGTTGCTGGCTTGGTTCCGCCAAAAATGTCACACGACATTGGGATGCAtgctttgacacaaatgtgCGGGGGAGTTTGAATGAGTACTCGTCTATGGAACTACTTGGAAGATTTCTGCTTCAATGCATTTCTTCATGTTCACACTCTTGGTTTAGAGCTTTTCTGGtttagagttgttttttttttgtggttttaacATGTCCTGTCATCAAAATTCTTTTGTCAAGCAAAGATATTTAACCAGTTATTAGTTCTGTGTAATCTTAGCAGGGTGAAGGTTATGAGAATGTAGTTTTCTATTATAGCAATGTTTGTCTTTAAAGTGTGTTGGACTAAATTTAACACGTGTTGGTGGAAATAGTGTTGCCTTCATGATAAAGATTATGGATTTTTAAATGGGATAATGCTGGCGTTTTAAtcattgacattttttctttgCCATAGGCCATGAACTTGGTAAGTTTTGGTCATACTTCTATTACTCTGCTTTTGTGCTTAACTGTTGGCCTCACAGTTAACACTAGCCCTTAATGCAGTGCAACTTCAGCATCCAAAATTCCTGCCTatttcgtttttgtttttttttttttttttaagtggcttTAGTAAAAATAATGGTGGCGGCTGCAATTTCCCTTGTACTAGCACATACTGCTTTGGCATCGCCCTGTATCTGCTTCGCACTCTGTTCTGGATTCCAGTAGTtattgcatcatgttgaaattATTCAAAACAattgcatggttttttttttggtttttttttttaagactatAAGTTACCCTTATAGGTGTGAATGTCAGTTCTGCACAAATGCCAGCCCTGTGACTAACTGGCAATCGATATCGGGCAACAAATACAGGACCTCAACCTTTTACATTTCTGTAAATATTCAATTGTATCTTTTTATGACAACACTTTGGTAtgatgtaaagtagtcagtgtacagctgtaCTGTCCCcttaaaagaaacaaaaccgTGTCAATTTGCTAATGTACCCCTGCTTGGGAATTACTGAACTAAAGCTGGACAAAGACTATGCTAGTGGGACGCATGGCTAGGAGTACATACACATAATATTTCACTTCAGGATATACTCACTTGTCTGCCATTGGTTTATatattaaccttcctcttgtgttagggtcggcaccgaccagttttacattttaatgcataaaaagaatcatttatttaatttatttattgcattaaaggctttttgacttagtccggaaactctatttcaacaaaaaaattttttttactacattttaaaatggtctggttggaattatgaccactgtattgttaggctATAAAGACTAcatataaagcaggggtgggcaaactttttgactcgcgggccgcattgatatgacaaaatttacatgggggggggggcagactatatattttacacgtaacagtccacctggtattattgtatctgtaaaattgtcatgcaatctgctattattattattttatatttatatttaaatattttaaaaaaataaaatattataataattacaataaaattaaaataataattattatattattattatgtaaaatatgcaaatataacaataatattatatataattaatataataattagcattaatataataattataataatcataacagttctaataataattataataatctaataataataattgttattattattatgtgcttgtgtctactaaagttctgttgctgaaaacaataactttttctaccttttcttgacagtaatatacgtatatgggtcaaaattcaccccaacaccatagatgtttctttagtgattaatactaaaatgagaaaataaatacaacaaaataattaaatttattaatatgattcttttgaggttcatttttaccatttttggaaatagaaatggaggggtatagtgacaaaaaactatatgcccacaccaaaagtattaaaagcaacattttcattatGAGGAAGCCTATGAagataaccaagacatgagaagcaattttaatggtaacttattgtttttactgtattttatagctgatttaatacttTACTTTGCATCAAAGTGTCATCTATTCAGTGTCTTATGAAAAGATATGTATATTATCAGAAATGTGAGGGTAGTAGTACTTTTTGTGAGGTACTGTATCATTTGAACGTGCGCCACCTCTCCCCCACTCTTGACagggaaaactaaaaaaaaaaaaaaaatgaatgaatggataaagtATTTTGAATGTCAGACATGACAGTTATGAACATTCATACTTGGTCTTAATTACTCCGAGCATGTCTAAATTTAAACGACACTGTTTATTTGTCTTTAGGACCAGGTTTCCAAAGACAAAGCACTGCAGACCGTGGCCAACCTTTCATCAGCTCAGATCGTGTCTGCAAGTGTGATGAAGAACCAGGCTTCTTTCCCTCCACCAGTTAGGGTGAGACGTACCAGCGTATTTGGGCTCCTGGATAAAAATAACACGTAGatgtattcttgtttttttttcagttttggcctggtcatgtgacaggacAACCTGGGCATTCTCAGGAGTAAGTattatttttgggtttttttgaagTACATATACACTGAggttggtagttttttttttttaatttaattttttatctttttcttcTAGCATCAAGCCCTTTGCACAGCCGCCATACACAACACTAGAAGCTCCTGTCCCTGCACCCATCAGTACGTATGACCAAGACTCCTGGGTAGCCATAgtatagtgcaggggtgggcaaactttttgactcgcaggccgcattgatttaacaaaacgggggggggccccccccagactatatattttacacgtaacagtccacctggtaatattgtatctgtaaaagtgtcacgcaatctgctattattatttattattttatatttatatttaaatattttatatttaaatattttatatttaaaaaaaaaaataagttttattattatatatttaaatattttatatttaaataaaaaaaataataagttttattattatatatttaaatattttatatttaaatattttatatttaaatattttaaattttattattattattattgtgtcccttttttcaggagcactttgtaaacaacagaccacatcaaataacaaaaattgataaaaccatcaaaaggttggctcaggccatgatgccaggttattataataattacaataaaattaaaataataattattatattattatgtaaaatatgcaaatataacaataatattatatataattaatataataattagcattaatataataattataataatcataatagttctaataataattataataattataattatctaataataataataataattattattattatgtgcttgtgtcccttttttcaggagcactttgtaaacaacagaccatgtcaaaaaacgaaattgatacaaccatcaaaaggttggctcaggccatgatgccagttcgtatgtcgagtttaaatgaaatactttggaaagaacggacgggccgtattcaaacacttggcgggccggatgtggcccccgggccgtagtttgcccacccctggtatagtggGTCCCGTATTATGAAGAACATTTATTACAGCGGTCACAGATGCACTGTCCACGGGCACCAGGTAGCACCTCCATTGTGAGATATGCTAAATACACCAAATGTAGATAGCCGacattgtttttaatatgaaaaaaacaatcatcTTTAATTTGTTTGGGTTAAAATAAGCTACAGAAATAAATGTGACACAAATTAGCTCCTCTTgactattttaattttgtaaaagtaggtcTTACTTTTGTGGTGTGTAGATCTGTAGTAATCAACAACATTTTAGTAGAAGTAAAGGCATTAatcgtacatacatacatataatttaaattaaaacctATAATAGGTTTTGATAAAAGTGCACTTGATCATTCAAAAGTGTACTGCAGTcattttaaggcaggggtctcaaactcaatttacttgggggccactggagctcgggtctgggtgagactgggtagcatcaggttttccaaaaaaaaaaaaaaaaaacgcatttattaaaacaaaaaaaattaaaaaactttgctttggttccagttttctacaataaaagctctgataaaacattccactgttctcaaatatcttaatttttatttttctacacaaaataagatggaaaaataaataaacaaatcaagaataaagaaaataaatcaatctgtaataaataaataaatataataataataataaaacagcaaataataaaaacttaagaaaccacatatagttggtgcgtagacaaattattttttttcacattaaaatgaacaaagcattattagagccctgtagacatgacaaaacacgactatagtcacatttatactctttttatttacaacatattgcgcaactgcggggtcttgagacgcatgctaactcgcaaactagagagctagcgacctaaacggtagccttcaagtcatttcctttcaacttcaatagcccaaaacttaccacttccacacggatagggaggataactattaacagttatttaacctttaacacgaacatgaatcaaacgtaataattttttctgggtacatgataccatacagcatccatatcaaggcgggggcctcaaactagtgtccggcgggccacatttggcccgcgggccgcgtgtttgagacccctgttttaagggGAAACGCATGTTTTACAAGCAGATTGTTTCAGTCGCCTTCATATTTGCAACGTTAGGTTATTGTTCATATCTCGTTTTGTGATTGGAAATCTAATTTTAGTACGccacatttccatttttttttttttgtaggctaTGAGCCCCTGCCCCCTCCTCGCCCGACAGCTATAGCGATCCCCGTGTGGCAGGACAGAACCATCGCGTCAGCAAAACTACGGCTTCTGGAGTACTCTGCTTTTATGGAGACCCAGAAAGACAGAGAGATGGTACAGTGGGGTGTTTTCTTCCATGTTGGCAATAAgaaatttacttattttctttccttttcaCCGTCGTCCCTTTCAGTATAAGCACCTATTTGTCCACATTGGTCCGTCAAACCCCGGCTACAGCGACCCTGTACTGGAGTCAATAGACGTCCGGCAGATTTACGATAAGTTCTCCGAGAAGAAAGGAGGCCTAAAGGAGCTGTATGAGAAAGGACCTCACAATGCTTTCTTTCTTGTCAAGTTCTGGGTCAGTGATGGAAAATCGGCTCGATTCCCGTGAAAAGGAGCTCATTTTGTTTATGACTTATTCAGGCGGATCTGAACAGTGATCTGGAGGAAGGTTCCAATGCCTTCTACGGCGTCAGTAGCCAGTACAGTGGAACGGAGAACATCACCATCAGCGTCTCAACCAAGGTCTGCTCCTTTGGAAAACAGGTGGTAGAGAAGGTCGAGGTGAGTAATTTGGTCCGAAgtttaaatacatacaaacgAATATGTCTTCAAAGTCTCCCTCGCTGTACACCATTCAGACCGAGTACGCACATTTGGAGGGGGGGAAGTACGTGTTCCGCATCCATCGCTCACCCATGTGCGAATACATGATCAACTTCATCCACAAACTCAAACATCTACCAGAGAAATATATGATGAACAGCGTTCTGGAGAACTTCACCATACTACAGGTTGGTGGAGTTTATGTAGATATGCCgcaaaaagctaaagaaaaagccgAATCGGTTTACCATGTTCCCTTTTTTCAACAGGTTGTGTCCAACAGAGAAACTCAGGAGACTCTGTTGTGCATCGCTTTTGTGTTTGAAGTATCGACCAGCGAACACGGCGCGCAATACCACGTTTATCGTCTGGTTAATGACTAGCGCAATGTACTACATGCAAAGACTGTCAACCTCTTTCCGGTTCACACGCGTGGCACACTAATGTATGTATCACTATCACCAtcatctacaccaggggtgggcaaactacggcgcgggggccacatccggtccgccaagtgtttgaatacggcccgcccaatctttccaaagtatttcatttaaactcaacatacaagctggcatcatggcctgagccaaccttttgatggttgtatcaatttcgttttttgacatggtctgttgtttacaaagtgctcctgaaaaaagggacacaagcacataataataataataataattattattattagattattataattattattagaactattatgactattataattattatattaatgctaattattatattaattatatataatattattgttatatttgcatattttacataataatataataattatattttaattttattgtaattattataataacctggcatcatggcctgagccaaccttttgatggttgtatcaatttcgttttttgacatggtctgttgtttacaaagtgctcctgaaaaaagggacacaagcacataataataataattattattattatattattagatgattataattattattaaaactattatgattattataattattatattaatgctaattattatattaattatatataatattattgttatatttgcatattttacataataataatataataataattattttaattttattgtaattattataatattttattattttttaaatatttaaatataaatataaaataataaataatagcagattgcatgacaattttacagatacaataataccaggtggactgttacgtccatatatatttgttatatatatatatatatatataacaaatatatagtctgcccccccccccccccccgtaaattttgtcatatcaatgcggcccgcgagtcaaaaagtttgcccacccctggtctacactcACCAACATGGTGTCccacaaatgtaaacactaaagtcaagctatttttttaaacaaatctgTAGATAATGTTTTGCGGTTTCACCAGTTTTAACTTTGAATTCACAGATAAATAACCTGCCTCAAAGTGCTTAAAAAAACCTGAAACCTGTTTAAAACTCAATATTAGAGTTATGCATCAGAATTGGCTCTCATCAAGAAAAtccataattaatataatataatataatatctgtTGGCGTGATCTGTAAGTTTGAAAATAGCTTGGCTGGAAAAGCATCTTATATCAGTGTTATTGTCACTACCGCGATGACTTTGTCTTTCCAGTCACAAGGTGCAGGTGGACCTTCACAGCAATGGTGTCGACATGGGAATTAATCCTTGATGGCAGGtttgaaaatgattaaaaaaaaaatctctagcCAAAAGTGAATATATACGCAATTCCCTTTTGCCTTTGCTGCAGTATTTCTACCTCCGTGTGAGTTGAGATTCAAATGTGCTTTCATAAAGCCCTGACTTGAGGAGCACTGACAAATAGGAAGTGTACACTACATTTTAATGGTACTGTTTATAAGCCAAAATTagttaaaggggatctattatgctcgaTTTTCCACTCtttgtgtattgagttgtggactcctatagagcagcgactcgcaataacccgcatagaaaactttctacatctgtacagtaaacctcggatatatcggattcaattgttcccactggttttgtccgatataagcgaaatccgttatatgcgtatagcggaaaatgtccgttttacgcatatatcggatttatatccggtatatgcgtaaatcagattttattcgttataaaaaggcacttccttgactatgtttccaatgtacctggacgcgcaggcaacgctgcaaacgacgtcgtatagcggcctgtcacgattcggcgaatcggagcgccacgatgcggccatccgatatatgcgagggaaatttcatggaaatgcattggaacgggactggagattttgtccgaaataggcgaaatccgttataaaaaaatccgatatatgcaatgaatttttattggaaatgcattacggaaaaatcggttcttttttatctgtccgttgtgagcgaatttccgatagatccgagtccgatatatccgaggtttactgtatttccttttgATTTCCTGACAAAACAGTCACACGCCCCAAAAATGCGTCCTAAcgatgaaccatataaggaattccacccctctgtgacatcacaaagggggcagttttaccacgccctttgaaaccgagcgttttgagccacccTAATTTTCTgtcagagctcacttccaaatacgcaaacataattatttgaaactttaaCACCGGAATACAACGTTCTAAAAGTGGAaaatgcataataggtcccctttttttaaaaaaatatactgcttttttttgtaaaactgaATGATCTTTTTACTAGCACAGTTAGAGTAATACTCTAAAcgttttgggttttgttttttaatgtttgccaGTCATTGCAACATTCCCCCTCAGTGAACTGGGGTGAAGTCCTATGAAGTGACACTtgccttgcttttttttttttgtttgttttgctttgttgaaATGTCTCTGGCATGTCTTGGTACACACTTAACCATTTATTTAGCAAGCGACGTTATTTGACTATCATACATCTTCTTGTAGCAGGATAATCAATCATGGGTCTGGTGAGGAGCGGCTTTTTGCTTGTGCGTCATTAAAGTTTGAGCGGACAGGTTGGTAAACTTTGGTAAATACGCACATTTACTGCGTGGTT
This window of the Doryrhamphus excisus isolate RoL2022-K1 chromosome 10, RoL_Dexc_1.0, whole genome shotgun sequence genome carries:
- the LOC131136856 gene encoding transcriptional enhancer factor TEF-5-like — protein: MSAPPRADRGGRSVLMSRFSELHSTSGAYVTILFKQLSKGVAGAVIIASEWSCRGSPDGVQEESDGGGGGAAEGDGLADGADRGLDGDPEGVWSPDIEQSFQEALAIYPPCGRRKIILSDEGKMYGRNELIARYIKLRTGKTRTRKQVSSHIQVLARKRVREYQASIKVSSHLQVLAKRKSREIQSKLKDQVSKDKALQTVANLSSAQIVSASVMKNQASFPPPVRFWPGHVTGQPGHSQDIKPFAQPPYTTLEAPVPAPISYEPLPPPRPTAIAIPVWQDRTIASAKLRLLEYSAFMETQKDREMYKHLFVHIGPSNPGYSDPVLESIDVRQIYDKFSEKKGGLKELYEKGPHNAFFLVKFWADLNSDLEEGSNAFYGVSSQYSGTENITISVSTKVCSFGKQVVEKVETEYAHLEGGKYVFRIHRSPMCEYMINFIHKLKHLPEKYMMNSVLENFTILQVVSNRETQETLLCIAFVFEVSTSEHGAQYHVYRLVND